AGCCCGACGCCGCGCCGGACACCAACGCCTGCCCGTACAAAGAGACGACGCCGCCGGCCGTCGACGCGTCCGAGGTTCCCAAGCCCGGCCAGAGTCCGCCCGCTCCGCTCCCCGTCCCGGCCAAGCCGATGGGCGGTGACGCGCTCGCCGGTTGCGGCGTCATCACCGCGCCCGGCACACCGCCGGTGCCCAACGACATCTCCGCCGAGGCGTGGCTGGTCGCCGACCTCGACACCGGCGAGGTCATCGCCGCCAAGGACCCGCACGGACGTCATCGCCCCGCGAGCATCATCAAGGTCCTCGTCGCGATGCAGGCCATCAAGGACCTGCCGATCCACAAGGTCGTGGCGGGCACCGCCGAGGATGCCGCGCAGGAGGGCACCAAGGTCGGCGTCGGCGAGAACGGCCACTACTCCATCAACGACCTGCTGCACGGGCTGCTGATGTACTCGGGCAACGACGCGGCCTTCGCGCTGGCGAGACAACTCGGTGGGATGGACGCCACCCTGGTCAAGCTCAACGACCTCGCGAAGAAACTCGGCGGGTACGACACGCGGGTGGCGACGCCGTCCGGCCTCGACGGCCCCGGCATGAGCACGTCGGCGTACGACATGGCGCTG
The nucleotide sequence above comes from Mycolicibacterium moriokaense. Encoded proteins:
- a CDS encoding D-alanyl-D-alanine carboxypeptidase family protein — its product is MGNVRTASRAAALSAALVLALSSLVSPAIASAQPDAAPDTNACPYKETTPPAVDASEVPKPGQSPPAPLPVPAKPMGGDALAGCGVITAPGTPPVPNDISAEAWLVADLDTGEVIAAKDPHGRHRPASIIKVLVAMQAIKDLPIHKVVAGTAEDAAQEGTKVGVGENGHYSINDLLHGLLMYSGNDAAFALARQLGGMDATLVKLNDLAKKLGGYDTRVATPSGLDGPGMSTSAYDMALFYRYAWQNPIFADIVSTRTFDFPGRGDAGYPIENDNKLLLNYPGALGGKTGYTDDAGQTFVGAAERDGRRLVAVLLHGTRQPIAPWEQAAHLLDYGFATPPGTQIGTLVEPDPSLVAPKLETAAGAPGVNAAPMLSDVDATPVRVGVGIVGSIIVFGLIMTARSLNRRPQH